In Streptomyces pluripotens, the genomic window GGGGAACGGGGGCCGTCGTGTGCCGGGGCACCGCCAAGAGGGGGGCACCGTCCTGGTGGCCCGGCACGTCTGAGGCCGACGCAGAGCGGCTACGTCGACTGCATCACCTGTCTAACAAAGCAGGTCGCGGCAGGTAATCACCCGTTCGGGTGAACGGGTGTTCGATTCGGAGTCATGCCCTCAGCCTCACGGCGTATGCCAGTGCTGGATTGGTCAGCGGTTCGTGGCGGCGCACGGACGCGTGCAATCAATTGGGAAGCATGCTGCCCCGTTTCCGTAGGTGACTGCGTGCGGAGCGTCACCGTAGGGCCGCGGGCAAGAGAGAAGGGGGACAGTTCGTCCCCCTGTCCCAGACTGTCCCCCTTGTTCAGCCGGTGCTCACGCCCACCATCTCGGCGAGCCGGCCGGCCTCTTGCCGCATCGACCTGGGGGCGCCACGCCACAGTTCGGCGGCCACAGTGCGGGCAGACGGGGTGTAGGCGACGGTTTCCGCACCGATGCGGTGCGCCATCTGCATGACGTGCAGGGCGGCCGTGGTGTCGCCGCGCTGGAGGTGGCCGCGAGCGACTTCGACCCACAGGCGGGCCCGCCGCTCACGAGAGGGCATCGTGTCCGGGTCCAAGTCGGCTGCCAGGCCGAGGGCCTTCTGCGCTCGCTGCAGGTCGGTTGCGACGGACACGGCATGGAAATCCACGTTGGCCCTCCCGAACACGGTGCAGGGGTGCACGTAGTTGGCAGGGAGGTTCTTGGCGACCTGGTCGCCGCGGTCCCAGTAGCGCCAGGCGTCGCCGTCGCGTCCCTCGCGGGCGACGGTGACGGCCGCGTGGAGCTGCAGGGCGCCGTAGATGCCGCGCCAGTCGTCCGGCGCGCCGTCGAGGTGCGGCCGGATCAGGTCGGCGGCCTCGGTGACGACGCGCAGCGCATCCTCTGGATATGAGGTCTCGCGCAGGATGTTGCCCAAGTTCCAGGCTGCGGCAGCTTTCGCGGCCGGCTGGTCGGCGGCCTGCGCGGCGGACAGGGCACGGTCGGCGACTACCCATGCCATCTCGGCGGGGGCGACGTAGGCGGTGGCTTGCCCGGTGAGCCGGTAGACGTCGGAAAGGGCGACCAGTGCGGCGCGGCGCTGCTCGCCGTCGAGGGCGCGCACGGCAGTCTCGGCGTCCCGGATCAGGTCCGGGAGTAGCGCGCCGACCTCGGTGCGGTTGTGTTCCGAGGTGTGCCACAGGTGCCACGTCTGGTCCACCCGGCCCTGCAGGATCGCGGGATCAGCCGGTGATGGTGTGCTGCTGGTGAGGCTGCGTTGCATGACGGTAGCTCAGATTGCGGGCATGGCCGGGTGGGCGAGGCGGCCGAGCGGGACACTCGCCGCGGGCCCGCTGTCCCGGCCGGTGAGCGCTGCCAGGTCGTGCACCTGGAGGGCGGCGGCGAGGCGCAGCAGCAACGTGTGCGACCGCAGCTCCCGTTCGCCGGACTCGATCTTCTTCAGCCAGTCGGTGCCGCGTCCGCAGAGCTGGGCCAGGGAGGCCCGGGACATGCCGCGGGACTCCCGCAGTACGCGGATACGCTCGCCGGTGCTGAGGTCTGCTGACAGGTCCACGCGTGCCCCCTCGGGTACCGGTGCCGGTGGGGTCAGGGTACGGCTGCCGTCAATGCCCCGGGAACAGCAAAGAACGCCCCCTGTACGGCCGACATGGGCCGTACAGGGGGCGTTGTGTCAGGTGAGGATGTGGACGAGGAACCAGGCGGCGAACGCGCACCAGGCCACGCCGAAGGTGATAGCGCCGGTTGGCGGCGGCGAAGTTCTCCAGCGACCGGGGCAGTGAACGCCTCTTGCGCCGGTTGATGCCGCGGATGTCGCGCTCACGCATCACGCGGGCAACGCGCTTGCGGTTCACCTGTCGGCCCAAATGGCGCAGTTCGGCGTGGACGCGCGGGACACCGTAGGTGTGGTGGGAGGCGATGTGCAGCACGGCGGCCCTTCGAGCGCGGGCACCTGAAGATGCTCAGCAACCAGTCGCTCCCCGGCAGACCACTCCTGCGCTTGGCCCACCGGCACCTCCTCAAAGCCCATGATGGACGGGATCCCCTCAGCCAGTACGCCGACAGCAGAGACGTCGTCAGCCCCATGCTTGTGCCCCATCCGGTCTATCGGCATCGGCGGCCGCTCGATCCTCAACAGCCTCGGACCCGTTGGAGTAGCCGAGCGAAACATCTTTTCACCCAATCAGGGTTATTGGGTGCCGGCGTCGGCCTTGTGCAGCATCTGGGTCAACAGCAGTGCGCCTCCGGTCACTGCCCCCAGCCCTCCCGCGGCCAGGAAACCGCGAGAGGAACGCCAGGACAGCACGGACCACCGCGACTGCGCGGAAAACAACGATCCTGTGCTCAGCCACGAGCCGGTTGAGATCAGCGACAGAGCAGAACCAATCGAGCCGACCGACAGGGCACTTCCGATCGAGCCGACTGACACAGCAGAACCGACAGAACCCACGGAAAGGACCGATCCTACTGAGCCGATCGACAGCACGGAGTTCTGTGACCACAACGACAACACCGAACCAGAGGGGGGACGACAGATCGACCGTACGGACAGCTTTGTCATGAGCCCATTTTGCCCGGTGGTCGTTCTGTCTCGGGAGGCTATGGACGGATATATCGGGTCTCAGGGTGAGAGCCTTCCGCCATCTGGCTCGCTGCGTGGTCGGGATGGACGAGCTGAGAGCACCGATCGCCTCATCACACCAGGGGAGGAGTGAAATAACCTCCCCCAACGCCACCGTCTCAGTCCTCTGCCTCGTTCAACCCCGGTCACGCCGTTCAGAGGGTGCTCCCTGCCAGGGCGGTTTCAAAGTCCCGGTGATCACGTGAGTGCGCAGGTCGCGACGGTATGACGATGCGCGGTCGGCCCGGTCCGTACGCAACGAAGCTCCGGTTGATGCCGGTGACCGATCAAGTCGCCCGCACCGCCCGGAGCTTCGATGTGCCGTCAGTCTGCCACCGTCTGTCTGATCAAGTCGCCCACCCGTCAGCACCGGTTGATCGGACCGCTGGCCCTGCGGCTGCGGACCTTGGCCGACCCCCGGCATCGGCGCGGGAAGCGTCACTCGTTCGTGAGCGTGCTGCTGGTGGCCTGCTCGGCGGTGCTGACCGGAGCCCGTTCCTTCGCCGCGATCGGCCAGTGGGCAGCGAGCGCCCCGCAGGACACGCTCGCCCGGCTCGGCGCCCGCGCCACGACGGTCTTGAACGTGCGCATCGCGCCGAGTGCGGCGACCATCCGCCGCGTCCTGAACGCCGCCTGCCCCGGCGGGCTCGCCGACCTGCTCGGATCCGATCCGGCCGGGGCGGACACCCTCGCGGTGGATGGCAAGAGCGCCCGCGGCTCGCGCCACGGCGAGATCCCGGCCGCCCATCTGCTGGCCGCGATCACCGGCGCCGGCCTGACCGTCACCCAACTGCGGGTCCCCGGCAAGACGAACGAAATCACCTGCTTTGATGCCTTGCTGGCGCCCTACGACCTGACCGGCGTCACGGTCTCCGCGGATGCCCTGCACTGCCAGCGCGATCACGCCCGGTTCCTCGTCGAGGAGAAGAAGGCGCACTACGCCTTCACCGTGAAGCGCAACCAGAAGAACCTGCACCGCCAACTCGCCACCCTGCCCTGGGAGAAGGCGAGTGCGAAGTTCTACGACCGCACCGATGCCCACGGACGCCTGGAGACCCGCGTCGTGCAGGCCCTGACCATCACCGACCTCGGCGTCGACTTCCCCCACGCGGTCCAGGTCGCGAAGATCGTCCGGCACCGCACTCAGCGCAAGACCGGCAAACGCAGCCGCGAGACGGTCTACGTCATCACGGACCTGGCCAGCCGCGAAGCCTCCCCCGAGCGCATCGCGAAGATCGTCCGTTCGCAGTGGATCATCGAGAACCGTCTCCACTTCGTCCGAGACACCGCCTTCGCCGAGGACGCCTCCACGGTCCGAACCGGACACGGCCCGGACAACATGGCCACCCTCCGCAGCTTCGCGATCAACACACTGCGAGCCTCCGGCCACGCGAACATCGCGGCCGGACTCCGCGAGATGTCCTACGACGGCTTCCGCCGACCACTGGACCTCCTCGGCCTTGCCTGACCAGCGCTCTCACGCAAGATCAAAAGACTTTGCAACAGCCCTGTGCTCCCTGCCCGAGATGTGCGGCAACGGCCTCCGCACGTCGCGGGCTCACTGAGAGGGACGCGTTGCACGCCTGGCACCTGAAGACGGTGGCCAAGGTCCACCCCCGCGTTCATCCCCTCCAGCGCTCATAGGCTGTCGCTTCCGGTCGATCACCAACCCGCATGTGAGGACAGCGAGCTGTAACGCGGCCACAGACCTGCACCACAAGCCCACCGGATCGAGCGGGGAATAAACGTCAACGCCCGCCACGGCGATGTCCTGGCCGCCGACCGACGCTGTTGCGGCCTCCGGAGCGCAAAGGGAAGGAATCCACTCCAGACCCCGACTCCGCGTCCGTCCAAACATCGATCAGGGACCAGAAAGAGACCATCCTCGGCCGCGCCGGAGTGGCTCCTTCGACGAGTTTTCCAGCGGTTCTGCGGGGCGGACGTGGTCTGATGCGGCACTAGCTAGAAGACTGCTGAAAATCTCGGGTTCTGGCCCCGGCTCGGTGGAGTCGGGGCCAGTCTTGTAGGCATGCAGGGGGAATGGGCCGGAGAGATGGTCGGGCCGGATGTGTGGGAGACCTGCCGGGAGTTGATCCCGGCAGGGAGTGTGTTCGCGTTCCTCGCCGAGCATCGCGAGGTGCTGTTCCCGCCAGGAATGTTCACCGACATGTACCCCTCGTCCAACGGCCGTCCGAGTCTGCCGCCGCAGGTCCTGGCCGTGACGGTGGTGCTGCAGAGCCTGCACGGGCTGTCGGACTTCGAGACAGTCCAGGAGTTGCGGTGTGACCTGCGGTGGAAGGCCGCCTGCGGGCTCGGCCTGTACGACACCGCTTTCGACCCGTCGCTGCTGACGTACTTCCGGCGCCGGCTGCGTCACTCGGCCGACCCGACGCGGATCTTCACCAAGGTCAAAGAGGTCGTGGCCGGGACCGGCGTGCTCAAGGGCAAGCAGCGGCGGGCACTGGACTCCACCGTCCTCGATGACGCGGTGGCCACCCAGGACACCGTCACCCAGATCATCTCCGCCGCCCGACGGGTGATCCGTGAGGTCCCCGGCGCGCAGGAGACCGCGGAGCAGTGGTGCACGGCACACGACTACACCCCTCTCTGACACCGTTGGGTGAGACGCCCTGAAATGATCAGATATTGTGGGCGTGCACGACAGGAGCACCCATCCGCATGTCCCGTACCAATTCTTCCGAGCAGGTTCCCGCTCCGCGGCCGAAGCGTCGTCGCTTCTCGGCCGAGTACAAGTTGCGCATCGTCGCCGAGTACGACGCCGCCCCCGCCGGAGACAAGGGCGCGATTCTGCGCCGGGAGAGGCTGTACCACTCCCACGTCATCGAGTGGCGTCAGGCCAGAGACGCCGGCGCGCTGGAGAAGCTGACCGACCACCGCACCAGCCCCACCCGCCCGAAGAAGCACCCCGCCGAGGCCGAGAACGACAAGCTGCGGCGTCAGGTGGAGCGGCTGGAGAAGGAGGTTGCGAAGCGGGATGCCGCGCTGGAGGTGCTGGGAAAAACACACGCGCTCTTGGAAGCACTCTCCAAGAGCGCGGACTGAAGGACGCCCTGGAGCCGCTCCTCCACGAGGCCGTGGAGGAGCTGACCCCGTACCTGGGCATCGTGGCGGCGTGCCGGATCGCCGGACGCTCCCGGGCCACCCATCACCGGCGGCTGAACCCGGCCCCGCCCAGACCCAAGGCGCCGAGGCCCACGCCGGTCAACGCCTTGTCGGACACCGAGCGGCAGGCGGTACTGGAGCTGATGAACCGGCCCGAGTACGTGGACCTGCCACCCGCGCAGATCTACGCCCGGGAACTGGACGACGGCCGCTATCACTGCTCCGAGCGCACCATGTACCGGATCCTGAAGGAGGCCGGGCAGGACGGTGAACGCCGCCGTCAGGCCACCCACCCGCCCCACACGGTTCCCGAGCTCGTGGCCGACGGCCCCTCGCAGGTATGGAGTTGGGACATCACGTGCCTGGCCGGCCCGGCGAAGGGAATCTGGTACCACGGCTACGTCATCCTGGACATCTACTCCCGCTACGCCGTCGGCCACACCGTCGAGGCGGCCGAATCCGCCGCGCGGGCCGAGGAGTTGATCCGTGAGGCGATCGACCGCAACGGGATCGTGCCGCACACCGTGCACGCCGACCGCGGCACCTCCATGACGTCCAAGCAGGTCTCCCAGATGCTCCTCGACCTCGGCGTGACCCGTAGCCACTCCAGGCCCAGGGTCAGCAACGACAACCCGTTCAGCGAGAGCCAGTTCCGCACCACGAAGTACCAGCCGGACTACCCAGAACGCTTCGATTCCCTCGCCCACGCGCGGGAGTGGATGGACGCGTTCATCTCGCACTACAACCACGTGCACAGGCATTCCGGGATCGGCTACCACACCCCCGCCAGCGTCCACTTCGGCACCGCCGAACTCGTCCGCGAGCAGCGGGCGGCCACCCTCACAGCCGCCTTCGAGCAGCATCCCGAACGCTTCAACCGCCGCCCCGCACCACCGACGATTCCCCAGCAGGCATGGATCAACGACCCCGCCAGGCGGCGTGAACCACAGCAACACAACTCATAGCCGCACATACGTTTCATTTGACTTGACAGCTACCGCACCGACCCCGGCAAGCCGAGGATCGCCTGGGACGACGAGGCCGCCCGCGCCGCGCTGGTCGACGCGCTGGTCACCGACGCCCTCAACCTGCTCGGTCACCTGCCCGAACAGGAACTGGGCGAGAGGGCGGCGAACGCGGTGGGCCTGCTGGCCCTGGTCGCGGGCCAGGACGTGGAGCCGGCCGAGGACTCCGACGGACGCGACGGACGCTGGCGCATCGCCCAGCGCACGGTCGCGGACCGGACCGTGTCCACCGTCGATGCGGACGCGCGGCACATCCACAAAAACCGAACCCGCCACCAGGACGGCTTCAAAGGGCATGCGTCCTTCGAGCCGGAGACCGGGCTGTTCACCGCGGTTGCCCTCACCAGCGG contains:
- a CDS encoding transposase, whose product is MSRTNSSEQVPAPRPKRRRFSAEYKLRIVAEYDAAPAGDKGAILRRERLYHSHVIEWRQARDAGALEKLTDHRTSPTRPKKHPAEAENDKLRRQVERLEKEVAKRDAALEVLGKTHALLEALSKSAD
- a CDS encoding helix-turn-helix domain-containing protein — protein: MDLSADLSTGERIRVLRESRGMSRASLAQLCGRGTDWLKKIESGERELRSHTLLLRLAAALQVHDLAALTGRDSGPAASVPLGRLAHPAMPAI
- a CDS encoding ISAs1 family transposase gives rise to the protein MCRQSATVCLIKSPTRQHRLIGPLALRLRTLADPRHRRGKRHSFVSVLLVACSAVLTGARSFAAIGQWAASAPQDTLARLGARATTVLNVRIAPSAATIRRVLNAACPGGLADLLGSDPAGADTLAVDGKSARGSRHGEIPAAHLLAAITGAGLTVTQLRVPGKTNEITCFDALLAPYDLTGVTVSADALHCQRDHARFLVEEKKAHYAFTVKRNQKNLHRQLATLPWEKASAKFYDRTDAHGRLETRVVQALTITDLGVDFPHAVQVAKIVRHRTQRKTGKRSRETVYVITDLASREASPERIAKIVRSQWIIENRLHFVRDTAFAEDASTVRTGHGPDNMATLRSFAINTLRASGHANIAAGLREMSYDGFRRPLDLLGLA
- a CDS encoding XRE family transcriptional regulator: MQRSLTSSTPSPADPAILQGRVDQTWHLWHTSEHNRTEVGALLPDLIRDAETAVRALDGEQRRAALVALSDVYRLTGQATAYVAPAEMAWVVADRALSAAQAADQPAAKAAAAWNLGNILRETSYPEDALRVVTEAADLIRPHLDGAPDDWRGIYGALQLHAAVTVAREGRDGDAWRYWDRGDQVAKNLPANYVHPCTVFGRANVDFHAVSVATDLQRAQKALGLAADLDPDTMPSRERRARLWVEVARGHLQRGDTTAALHVMQMAHRIGAETVAYTPSARTVAAELWRGAPRSMRQEAGRLAEMVGVSTG
- a CDS encoding IS3 family transposase, with the protein product MLHIASHHTYGVPRVHAELRHLGRQVNRKRVARVMRERDIRGINRRKRRSLPRSLENFAAANRRYHLRRGLVRVRRLVPRPHPHLTQRPLYGPCRPYRGRSLLFPGH
- a CDS encoding transposase; the encoded protein is MQGEWAGEMVGPDVWETCRELIPAGSVFAFLAEHREVLFPPGMFTDMYPSSNGRPSLPPQVLAVTVVLQSLHGLSDFETVQELRCDLRWKAACGLGLYDTAFDPSLLTYFRRRLRHSADPTRIFTKVKEVVAGTGVLKGKQRRALDSTVLDDAVATQDTVTQIISAARRVIREVPGAQETAEQWCTAHDYTPL
- a CDS encoding IS3 family transposase, which produces MEELTPYLGIVAACRIAGRSRATHHRRLNPAPPRPKAPRPTPVNALSDTERQAVLELMNRPEYVDLPPAQIYARELDDGRYHCSERTMYRILKEAGQDGERRRQATHPPHTVPELVADGPSQVWSWDITCLAGPAKGIWYHGYVILDIYSRYAVGHTVEAAESAARAEELIREAIDRNGIVPHTVHADRGTSMTSKQVSQMLLDLGVTRSHSRPRVSNDNPFSESQFRTTKYQPDYPERFDSLAHAREWMDAFISHYNHVHRHSGIGYHTPASVHFGTAELVREQRAATLTAAFEQHPERFNRRPAPPTIPQQAWINDPARRREPQQHNS